One part of the Aurantibacillus circumpalustris genome encodes these proteins:
- a CDS encoding Ppx/GppA phosphatase family protein codes for MVFAAIDIGSNAMRLLFCRVYTVDGKPHFSKEELIRMPIRLGEDVFLHGTISDAKADRLITALKGFAELIKAYGVEAHRAVATSAMRDAKNGAEIIARVKAEAGLIVEIIDGKNEAALVFSNHIEELLNPKHAYLYIDVGGGSTELTLYYDNKVIAAKSFNIGTVRMLLEKVEKDEWDEMKSWLKRNTVGIHPLSAIGSGGNINKIFKMSGKKETKHLSYDKVKNIYDMLCSYTYQERVERLDLKPDRADVIIPAAKIFLTVMKNADIEKVFVPQVGLSDGLVHQMYDTFKKAKTTVKS; via the coding sequence ATGGTATTTGCAGCGATCGATATTGGAAGTAACGCAATGCGATTACTGTTTTGCAGGGTTTACACTGTTGATGGAAAACCGCATTTCAGTAAAGAAGAACTCATACGTATGCCAATTCGTTTAGGTGAAGACGTTTTTTTGCATGGTACAATTTCCGATGCAAAAGCTGATCGCTTAATTACAGCTTTAAAAGGGTTTGCAGAGTTAATTAAAGCTTATGGTGTCGAGGCTCATCGTGCTGTGGCAACCAGTGCCATGCGCGATGCTAAAAATGGTGCAGAAATAATTGCAAGGGTAAAAGCTGAAGCTGGTCTTATTGTAGAAATAATCGATGGAAAAAACGAAGCGGCGCTTGTATTTTCTAATCATATAGAAGAGCTTTTAAATCCAAAACATGCGTATTTATACATTGATGTTGGTGGTGGTAGTACTGAATTAACTTTATATTATGATAACAAAGTTATCGCGGCTAAATCTTTTAATATTGGAACGGTTCGTATGTTGCTCGAAAAGGTTGAAAAAGATGAATGGGATGAAATGAAGTCTTGGTTAAAGCGCAATACCGTGGGTATACATCCTTTGTCTGCAATTGGTTCTGGGGGAAATATTAATAAAATATTTAAAATGAGTGGTAAAAAGGAAACCAAGCATTTAAGTTATGATAAGGTGAAAAACATTTATGACATGCTGTGTTCATACACATATCAAGAACGAGTTGAACGTTTAGACCTTAAACCTGATAGAGCTGACGTTATTATTCCTGCAGCAAAAATATTTTTAACAGTGATGAAAAATGCGGATATTGAAAAGGTATTTGTTCCGCAGGTTGGTTTGTCAGATGGGCTTGTGCACCAAATGTATGATACTTTTAAGAAAGCAAAAACCACCGTAAAAAGTTAA
- the ppk1 gene encoding polyphosphate kinase 1, protein MKSKEFPYINREISWLSFNERVLQEASDKTTPLIERLKFLGIFSNNRDEFYRVRVATVKRLAKLGKKALSAFGEDPKELLTRLQRKVIEQQNNFENIYQEILVELAERNVFIINEKQLTSTQRIFVSEYFGIELASNLFPVMIDDSKPFPYMKDKASYMYLKLESIIAGRKNKYAIIEIPSQNISRFVILPQHGKKQYIMLVDDVIRYNTDQIFEVFGYRTVGAYNIKLTRDAELEMDNDVSKSMIEKVSKSVKARKQGQPVRFVYDAAMPDDMLKYIMKKLGMAKKDNAIPGGRYHNFKNFINFPELGEKDLVYNHPPALLHKDLETNPFTALKAIQQKDILLHYPYHTYNHIISLLREASIDPTVESIKITLYRVADSSKIANALINAIKNGKKVTVLVELQARFDEENNIYWAGKMQEEGARVIYGVPGLKVHSKLFIVTAKEKGKIVHYSHIGTGNFNEKTSRIYTDFSLLTANKDIAADLNKIFDFYENNFKVQSFKHLLVAPFFMRKDFIQLINNEIRSAKSKKPAEIVLKMNSLVDKEMIAKLYEASIAGVKITLIIRGACSLVTEMEGWSDNIRAISIVDKYLEHSRVFIFHNKGEEKIFISSADWMSRNLDNRSEVAVPIYSPEIRKQIKDIVNIQLSGNTKVRILDRRQENHYKKPKQGEKKIRVQDEIYNYLKNMKEDLPSPVIKTKSLTHS, encoded by the coding sequence ATGAAAAGTAAAGAATTTCCATATATTAATCGTGAAATAAGCTGGCTCTCTTTCAATGAAAGAGTATTGCAAGAAGCTTCTGATAAAACTACACCTCTTATTGAACGTTTAAAATTTCTAGGTATTTTCAGTAATAATCGTGACGAGTTTTACCGCGTACGCGTAGCAACAGTTAAGCGTTTAGCAAAGCTGGGAAAAAAGGCACTGTCAGCTTTTGGGGAAGATCCAAAAGAGCTTCTAACACGCCTGCAACGCAAGGTAATTGAGCAGCAAAATAATTTTGAGAATATCTATCAGGAAATTCTTGTTGAATTAGCCGAAAGAAACGTGTTTATCATCAATGAAAAACAGCTCACTAGTACACAGAGAATTTTCGTTTCAGAATATTTTGGAATTGAACTTGCTTCTAATCTTTTTCCTGTAATGATTGATGATAGCAAGCCTTTTCCTTACATGAAGGATAAAGCGAGTTACATGTATTTAAAACTGGAATCCATTATTGCCGGAAGAAAAAACAAATATGCGATCATAGAAATTCCATCGCAAAACATTTCACGGTTTGTCATTCTTCCACAACATGGTAAAAAACAATATATCATGTTGGTAGATGATGTTATTCGTTATAACACCGATCAAATTTTCGAGGTCTTTGGTTACCGCACTGTTGGCGCGTATAACATTAAATTGACGCGTGATGCCGAACTTGAAATGGATAACGATGTTAGTAAAAGCATGATTGAAAAAGTATCTAAAAGTGTTAAAGCTCGTAAACAAGGACAACCCGTGCGTTTTGTCTACGACGCTGCAATGCCTGATGATATGCTTAAGTACATCATGAAAAAGCTAGGGATGGCTAAAAAGGACAATGCTATTCCGGGCGGACGTTATCATAATTTTAAAAATTTTATAAATTTCCCCGAATTGGGCGAAAAAGATTTAGTTTATAATCATCCTCCCGCTCTGCTGCATAAAGATTTGGAGACGAATCCATTTACAGCATTAAAAGCAATACAGCAAAAAGATATTTTATTACATTATCCATATCATACTTACAATCATATTATTTCCTTATTAAGAGAGGCTTCTATTGATCCTACTGTTGAAAGTATTAAGATTACACTATACCGTGTGGCCGATTCTTCAAAAATCGCCAATGCACTTATCAATGCAATAAAAAACGGAAAAAAGGTAACCGTGCTCGTAGAATTGCAAGCCCGTTTTGACGAAGAAAATAATATCTACTGGGCAGGAAAAATGCAGGAAGAAGGTGCTCGCGTTATCTACGGCGTTCCTGGCTTAAAGGTACATTCAAAACTTTTTATTGTTACTGCAAAAGAAAAAGGAAAGATTGTTCATTATTCGCATATTGGAACTGGAAACTTTAACGAAAAAACGTCTCGTATTTATACTGATTTTTCTTTATTAACGGCGAACAAGGATATCGCGGCCGATCTCAATAAAATTTTTGATTTTTACGAAAACAATTTCAAAGTGCAATCGTTTAAACACTTGCTTGTTGCGCCGTTTTTTATGCGTAAAGATTTTATACAGTTAATTAATAATGAAATTCGTTCTGCAAAAAGTAAAAAACCCGCCGAAATTGTTCTAAAAATGAATAGTTTAGTAGACAAGGAAATGATTGCTAAACTTTATGAAGCAAGTATAGCAGGCGTAAAAATTACCTTGATTATTCGTGGAGCTTGTTCTTTGGTTACTGAAATGGAGGGTTGGAGCGATAATATTAGAGCCATTAGTATTGTAGATAAGTATTTAGAGCATTCGCGGGTATTTATTTTTCACAATAAGGGCGAAGAGAAAATATTTATTTCCTCAGCTGATTGGATGAGTAGAAATTTAGACAATCGCAGTGAAGTTGCTGTACCAATCTATAGCCCTGAAATTCGTAAGCAGATTAAAGACATCGTTAACATTCAGCTTAGCGGTAACACAAAAGTTCGTATTTTAGATCGAAGACAAGAAAATCATTATAAGAAGCCAAAACAGGGAGAGAAGAAAATTAGGGTTCAAGATGAGATCTACAACTATTTAAAAAATATGAAGGAGGATTTACCTTCTCCGGTAATTAAAACTAAATCTTTAACACACAGCTAA
- a CDS encoding SixA phosphatase family protein, which yields MKEIILVRHAKSDWGTEFLKDVDRHLNERGYRDAYFLSKWYNETKHKPDLILSSTGIRALSTALLFARTMELEMKNFQLEKKIYEASVETLLSIITKQNDSKKTIMLFGHNPSITNLCNKLSDDLFFDDIPTCGIISYSFNVEKWSEVSSKKGKLNYYQFPKDFKIKD from the coding sequence ATGAAAGAAATTATTTTAGTAAGGCATGCCAAAAGCGATTGGGGGACTGAGTTTTTAAAAGATGTAGATCGACATTTGAATGAACGCGGTTATAGAGACGCTTATTTTTTAAGTAAATGGTACAATGAAACTAAACACAAACCCGATTTAATTCTTTCAAGTACAGGTATAAGAGCCTTAAGTACAGCCTTGCTCTTTGCACGTACAATGGAACTCGAAATGAAAAATTTTCAGCTTGAAAAAAAAATTTATGAAGCTTCAGTGGAAACACTCCTTTCAATTATTACAAAACAAAATGACTCAAAAAAGACGATCATGCTTTTCGGTCACAATCCTTCCATCACAAACCTTTGTAATAAACTATCGGATGATCTTTTTTTTGATGATATTCCAACTTGTGGTATAATCTCGTACAGTTTTAATGTCGAAAAATGGTCCGAAGTATCATCAAAGAAGGGCAAATTAAATTATTATCAGTTTCCAAAAGATTTTAAAATTAAAGATTAG
- a CDS encoding DUF2130 domain-containing protein, with protein MSNNSTIQCPNCKHEFPIENALSQKIEDDIRGKYLKRYNEDKQKLESEKAQLAKESENIKLLAENQEKILEDKLRLAKSQLREEAIKKAAGEMQTQMEMLNKELIEKSQKLKESQVKELELMQKEKQIKEREESMKLDMEKQMLERQKEIEDRVKKMEGERSDLKIKELEKKLADQVDLAETMRRKAEQGSMQLQGEVMELALEELLRGAFPFDTIEEVAKGVKGADCMQHVNNSMGQYCGKIIYESKRTKAFTNEWIEKLKMDMRAQQADLAVIVTEVLPKDMEAFGFKDGVWICRFSEVKALSFLLRDSLIKISGALVSQENKGDKMQLLYNYLTGTEFRQNIEAVMEGFVSLKDSITREKIQMEKIWKEREKQLDKVLLNTTQFYGSIKGIAGNAIGDIKLLEGE; from the coding sequence ATGAGTAATAATTCAACAATTCAATGCCCTAATTGTAAACATGAATTCCCCATAGAAAACGCCCTTTCGCAGAAAATTGAGGACGATATTCGTGGTAAGTATTTAAAACGTTACAATGAAGACAAACAAAAGTTGGAATCGGAGAAAGCGCAACTGGCAAAAGAGAGCGAGAATATAAAATTACTCGCGGAAAATCAGGAAAAAATACTGGAGGATAAATTACGCCTTGCAAAAAGTCAGTTAAGAGAAGAGGCTATAAAAAAAGCAGCTGGCGAAATGCAAACGCAAATGGAAATGCTTAACAAAGAATTAATAGAGAAGTCACAAAAACTTAAGGAAAGTCAAGTTAAGGAACTTGAATTAATGCAAAAGGAAAAACAAATAAAAGAGCGGGAAGAGAGCATGAAATTGGACATGGAAAAACAAATGCTCGAACGTCAGAAAGAAATTGAAGACCGGGTAAAAAAAATGGAGGGTGAACGCTCAGATCTTAAAATAAAAGAACTCGAGAAAAAATTGGCCGATCAGGTTGATCTTGCCGAAACTATGCGTCGTAAAGCTGAACAAGGCAGCATGCAACTACAAGGTGAAGTGATGGAACTTGCCTTAGAAGAATTATTACGTGGTGCTTTTCCATTCGACACGATTGAAGAAGTAGCAAAAGGTGTTAAGGGTGCCGACTGCATGCAGCATGTTAATAATAGCATGGGGCAGTACTGCGGAAAAATAATTTACGAAAGTAAACGCACCAAAGCCTTTACAAACGAGTGGATAGAGAAGTTGAAAATGGATATGCGTGCGCAACAAGCAGACCTGGCAGTTATTGTAACAGAAGTATTACCAAAAGACATGGAAGCCTTTGGTTTTAAAGATGGGGTTTGGATTTGTCGGTTTTCGGAAGTGAAAGCGCTTTCATTTTTATTGAGAGACAGTTTGATTAAAATTTCTGGGGCACTGGTAAGTCAAGAAAACAAGGGAGATAAAATGCAACTTTTGTACAATTACTTAACAGGCACAGAGTTTCGTCAAAATATAGAAGCCGTTATGGAAGGATTTGTTTCTTTGAAAGACAGCATCACCCGTGAAAAAATTCAGATGGAAAAAATTTGGAAGGAGAGAGAAAAACAATTAGACAAAGTATTACTCAACACTACACAATTTTATGGCTCCATAAAAGGGATTGCTGGTAACGCAATAGGTGACATTAAGCTTTTAGAAGGAGAATAG
- a CDS encoding M48 family metalloprotease, producing MRLFLLCLSVMTLVNLKAQKTYKFPTDFNPYYNFKPQEAFDQIMAKPESKAKGEAVEHYVVDYIFREQYNFDNNAIYMDWSDVEVYLLKILNKVLPKDANRRNLDLFIRRSLAENAGTSTFGNVFFNLGMLSVAENEAFIAGVLAHEAGHYFFKHSEQKTEKYGVVSQIRSMYVEDYKGMMKMSRQMEQQADSFAIACLLKANINLEPLLQYHEGNDAQEQAHNSRSYKNMLKASSLSADDVKNRRSKVYNPYSSHPAAIERFAYVKKAMDNCNNCGDKFFVDSVFFVKLRRLAKEERKKIAFEESKLNSCMSYSFIDYLYEPKNIKNLYYLMEATRRKLYINPKLRDKGFLTEFVNDDDLYYKNQSVLHKPEFLFNTYKEFDDLKDHALITSNEKPFETYHQAFLYFTDQALKFNLNEANLSRALYYYSLSKDDSVKKYLEKYISVGNGLNIDYASALLKGEKNFPAKGKTFMIYNTVPNYTKFNFNYYLTQKRKMYNPEIREKFGKDTTKVDLLIVNELLGQKPQKLNEVQKIIHTIFSLYNDDDIDAFKKIRLTSHFAGEDGEATKGRKKQLFVYAPEWYNWFKEKNYSKLFLVEVVYQYKKPLELEESFNNYTGYYFDLNQDKPCFRDATRSGFKLKQKESEIHNELYSFLYE from the coding sequence ATGAGACTATTTTTATTATGCCTTAGCGTGATGACGCTAGTTAATCTTAAAGCGCAGAAAACTTACAAATTCCCAACAGATTTTAATCCTTATTACAATTTTAAGCCACAAGAAGCCTTTGACCAAATAATGGCAAAGCCTGAGAGTAAAGCGAAAGGTGAAGCCGTAGAGCATTATGTTGTCGACTATATATTTAGAGAGCAGTATAATTTTGATAATAATGCAATTTATATGGATTGGAGTGACGTAGAAGTTTACCTTCTTAAAATATTAAACAAGGTTTTACCAAAAGATGCCAATCGACGCAATTTAGATTTATTTATTAGACGTTCACTCGCTGAAAATGCTGGAACATCCACATTTGGAAATGTTTTTTTTAATTTGGGTATGTTATCTGTTGCGGAAAACGAGGCTTTTATTGCAGGTGTTTTAGCACATGAAGCCGGACATTATTTCTTCAAACATTCAGAACAAAAAACCGAAAAATATGGAGTTGTAAGTCAAATTCGATCGATGTATGTTGAGGATTACAAAGGTATGATGAAAATGAGCAGACAGATGGAGCAGCAAGCTGATTCATTTGCAATCGCTTGCCTTTTAAAAGCAAATATTAACCTTGAGCCATTGCTACAATATCATGAAGGAAATGATGCGCAAGAGCAAGCCCATAATTCGAGATCTTATAAAAACATGCTTAAAGCGTCTTCGCTCAGTGCTGATGATGTTAAAAATAGAAGAAGTAAGGTGTATAATCCCTATTCGAGTCATCCTGCTGCCATTGAACGTTTTGCTTATGTAAAAAAGGCAATGGATAATTGTAATAATTGTGGAGATAAATTTTTTGTGGATTCTGTATTTTTTGTCAAACTAAGAAGGCTTGCAAAAGAAGAAAGAAAAAAAATAGCTTTTGAAGAGTCTAAGCTAAATAGTTGCATGAGTTATTCGTTTATTGACTATTTGTATGAACCTAAAAACATTAAGAACTTATATTACCTTATGGAGGCCACCCGCCGTAAGCTCTACATTAACCCTAAATTGAGAGATAAAGGTTTTTTAACTGAATTTGTAAATGATGATGACTTATATTATAAGAATCAAAGTGTTTTACACAAACCGGAATTTTTATTCAACACATACAAAGAATTTGATGATTTAAAAGATCACGCGCTGATTACTTCTAATGAGAAACCTTTTGAAACCTATCACCAAGCTTTTCTTTACTTTACGGATCAAGCACTCAAGTTTAATTTAAATGAGGCAAATTTAAGCAGGGCACTTTATTATTATTCTCTTTCAAAAGACGATAGTGTAAAAAAATATCTTGAGAAATACATTTCTGTAGGAAATGGATTAAACATCGATTACGCTTCAGCCCTTTTAAAAGGGGAGAAAAATTTTCCTGCCAAAGGCAAAACATTTATGATTTACAACACAGTTCCAAATTATACAAAATTCAATTTTAATTACTACCTCACCCAAAAAAGGAAAATGTATAATCCCGAGATTCGCGAAAAATTTGGAAAAGATACCACAAAGGTAGATTTGCTTATAGTAAATGAGCTGCTAGGTCAAAAGCCACAAAAACTAAATGAAGTGCAAAAAATCATCCACACAATCTTTTCTCTTTATAATGATGATGACATTGATGCTTTTAAGAAAATTCGCTTAACCTCTCATTTTGCTGGTGAAGATGGAGAAGCTACCAAAGGAAGAAAAAAACAACTTTTTGTTTATGCTCCTGAGTGGTACAATTGGTTCAAGGAAAAAAATTACTCAAAATTATTCTTAGTGGAAGTTGTTTACCAGTACAAAAAACCGCTTGAACTGGAAGAATCTTTTAATAATTATACTGGTTATTATTTTGATTTGAATCAAGATAAACCTTGTTTCAGGGATGCCACACGAAGTGGGTTTAAGCTAAAACAAAAAGAAAGCGAAATACATAATGAATTGTATTCGTTTTTGTATGAGTAG
- a CDS encoding Maf family nucleotide pyrophosphatase, which translates to MEKLETLINNFPFQLILGSASPRRQELLKSLGFEFLIRPTHADETFPSDLKAQEIPIYLAEKKADAYEQELKEDEILITSDTIVWCEGKVFNKPATFVEGKKMLESLSGKMHEVFTAVCLKGANKQTTFFDVSKVYFKKLKTEEIEYYLTNFSPYDKAGGYGVQDWIGYIGIDKIDGSFYNVMGLPVKDLYEELMKF; encoded by the coding sequence ATGGAGAAACTAGAAACCCTTATCAATAATTTCCCTTTTCAACTTATTTTAGGATCTGCATCACCACGCCGACAAGAGCTTTTGAAAAGCCTTGGTTTTGAATTTTTAATTCGACCAACGCACGCGGATGAGACTTTTCCGAGTGATCTAAAAGCTCAAGAAATCCCTATTTATTTGGCTGAAAAAAAAGCCGATGCCTACGAACAAGAATTAAAAGAGGATGAAATTTTAATTACTTCCGATACCATTGTTTGGTGCGAGGGCAAAGTGTTTAATAAACCAGCCACTTTTGTGGAAGGAAAAAAAATGCTTGAAAGCTTAAGCGGTAAAATGCACGAAGTGTTTACAGCGGTTTGTTTAAAAGGTGCCAACAAACAAACTACTTTTTTTGATGTGAGTAAAGTCTATTTCAAAAAATTAAAAACCGAAGAAATTGAGTATTATCTCACCAATTTCAGTCCCTATGATAAAGCCGGTGGTTATGGTGTTCAGGATTGGATTGGTTACATTGGCATTGATAAAATTGATGGCAGTTTTTATAACGTGATGGGCTTGCCAGTGAAGGACTTATATGAAGAATTGATGAAATTTTAA
- a CDS encoding geranylgeranylglycerol-phosphate geranylgeranyltransferase — protein sequence MKNVRNNKLLAFLKLIRFENLVMIAFTQISVRYLVLQKILNANEIQLELNNGLFYGLVFSTVLIAAAGYIINDYFDVKTDLINHPDTVVVDKVIKRRLAIVLHITFTFIGIVIGMFVALKTGYLRLAIFHFAAAILLWFYSTHFKRMLLVGNLVVSLLTASVTFMPLVYELGVMQKLHETFIATHRYAIFSIFKITFIFALFAFITSMAREIIKDMEDYKGDKETGGATMPIVWGIRVSKFNAFFLIIITVLLLLFVEYNTIRSERMIFTVNNIYIVLGLIIPLCLLAINVLRAKDSRQFKNASSLLKLIMLAGLCYSFIFYYH from the coding sequence TTGAAAAACGTACGAAACAATAAATTACTTGCATTTTTAAAACTTATCAGGTTTGAAAACCTTGTAATGATTGCTTTCACACAAATTAGTGTACGTTATCTGGTACTTCAAAAAATTCTAAATGCAAACGAAATTCAATTAGAACTTAACAACGGCTTGTTTTACGGTCTGGTTTTTAGTACGGTGTTAATTGCCGCAGCTGGGTATATCATTAATGATTATTTCGACGTCAAAACAGATCTCATCAACCATCCGGATACGGTTGTGGTGGATAAGGTTATCAAAAGGCGTCTCGCTATTGTATTGCACATTACATTTACGTTTATAGGAATTGTAATAGGAATGTTCGTGGCCCTCAAGACTGGTTATCTACGTCTTGCTATTTTTCATTTCGCAGCAGCAATTTTATTATGGTTTTATAGTACACATTTTAAAAGGATGCTATTAGTTGGTAATTTGGTTGTTTCACTTCTTACTGCTTCAGTTACGTTTATGCCCTTGGTATACGAGCTTGGCGTTATGCAAAAACTGCACGAGACTTTTATCGCAACACACCGCTATGCTATTTTTTCGATTTTTAAGATCACGTTTATATTTGCTCTGTTTGCTTTTATAACCAGTATGGCCCGAGAAATCATAAAGGATATGGAAGACTATAAGGGTGACAAAGAAACCGGGGGCGCTACAATGCCAATAGTTTGGGGAATAAGAGTGAGCAAATTCAATGCTTTCTTTTTAATAATTATAACGGTTCTCTTATTGTTGTTTGTAGAATACAATACAATAAGGTCTGAAAGAATGATTTTTACGGTTAATAATATTTACATTGTTCTCGGCTTAATTATTCCATTATGTCTGCTCGCTATCAATGTGTTAAGGGCGAAAGATAGCCGTCAGTTTAAAAATGCAAGTTCTTTATTGAAACTTATTATGCTTGCAGGACTTTGCTATAGCTTTATTTTTTATTATCATTAA
- the ispG gene encoding (E)-4-hydroxy-3-methylbut-2-enyl-diphosphate synthase: MSDFSQQYCNSLTQYSRFLTREVTMGDLKMGALNPIRVQSMTTTDTMDTKGTVEQSIRMIEAGCELVRITAPSMNEAKNLELIKKELLARGYNTPICADIHFTPNAAEFAARVIEKVRVNPGNYADKKKFENIDYTDAAYEAELERIRKRFTPLVKICKEYGTAMRIGTNHGSLSDRILSRYGDTPHGMVESALEFLRICEENDYFNIVISMKASNTQVMVQAYRLLVAKMIETNRNYPLHLGVTEAGDGEDGRIKSAVGIGTLLEDGLGDTIRVSLTEEPEFEIPVAKALADRYSNRKEHKAIQEINFELPYNPYEYNRNPTKEILNIGNHNVPRVIADFSMRPEVTAASLFGVGYNYSVPLDKWNLSDMAVDYLFLGDNEINFEIPGTLGLIYNSETWLKNKTQERAFPLFCGDEYFKTKEKSSILNFVAVTVEVLSPEFISKLKNETTLCLVLDSFNTHTMPELRRMAIELKRQGVSLPVIIKGNYANLSEAQFQLYSSTDIGALLLDGFGDGVWIKQRDCASTQVCNSTAFGILQATRTRISKTEYISCPSCGRTLFDLQETTQKIRERTDHLKGIKIGIMGCIVNGPGEMADADYGYVGTGPGKISLYKGKEVVKKNVTSETAVDELIGLIREHGDWVEKVS, encoded by the coding sequence ATGAGCGATTTTAGTCAACAATATTGCAATAGCTTAACTCAGTATTCGCGTTTTTTAACCCGCGAAGTGACTATGGGTGACCTGAAAATGGGGGCTTTAAATCCTATTCGTGTTCAAAGTATGACTACTACGGATACCATGGACACTAAAGGGACCGTTGAACAAAGTATTCGCATGATTGAAGCAGGTTGTGAGTTGGTAAGAATCACTGCTCCTAGCATGAATGAGGCGAAAAATCTGGAACTGATAAAAAAAGAACTACTCGCGAGAGGATATAACACCCCAATTTGTGCAGACATTCATTTTACTCCAAATGCTGCTGAGTTTGCCGCTCGCGTGATCGAAAAAGTGCGTGTAAATCCAGGAAATTACGCTGATAAGAAAAAGTTTGAAAACATTGATTATACAGATGCTGCTTATGAAGCAGAGTTAGAAAGGATTAGAAAACGTTTTACACCTCTTGTGAAAATCTGTAAAGAATACGGAACTGCCATGCGTATTGGTACTAATCATGGTTCTTTAAGCGATCGTATTTTAAGCCGTTATGGTGATACGCCACACGGCATGGTGGAAAGTGCTTTGGAATTTTTACGCATTTGTGAAGAGAACGATTATTTCAACATTGTAATCTCAATGAAAGCAAGTAACACACAGGTAATGGTGCAGGCCTATCGTTTGTTGGTTGCTAAAATGATTGAAACGAATCGCAATTACCCTCTGCATCTAGGCGTGACTGAAGCTGGAGATGGTGAAGACGGAAGAATTAAATCAGCAGTTGGAATTGGAACTTTATTGGAAGATGGCCTAGGAGATACGATTCGTGTTTCTTTAACAGAAGAACCAGAGTTTGAAATTCCCGTTGCTAAAGCTTTGGCAGATCGTTATTCAAATAGAAAAGAACACAAAGCAATACAGGAAATAAATTTTGAATTACCCTACAATCCCTACGAGTATAACCGTAATCCAACAAAAGAAATACTGAATATCGGCAACCACAATGTTCCCAGAGTTATTGCAGATTTTAGTATGAGGCCAGAAGTAACGGCTGCCAGTCTGTTTGGAGTTGGTTACAATTATTCTGTTCCATTGGATAAATGGAATTTAAGCGATATGGCAGTTGATTATTTATTTCTGGGTGATAATGAAATAAATTTTGAGATTCCTGGAACATTAGGATTGATTTATAATTCAGAGACCTGGTTAAAAAATAAAACTCAGGAAAGGGCATTCCCATTATTTTGTGGCGATGAATATTTTAAGACTAAAGAAAAATCATCAATACTAAATTTTGTAGCGGTAACTGTTGAAGTGCTTAGTCCCGAATTTATTTCGAAATTGAAAAATGAAACGACTCTGTGTTTGGTTTTAGATTCATTTAACACGCATACTATGCCGGAACTCAGACGCATGGCAATTGAATTAAAACGTCAAGGTGTTTCTTTACCAGTAATTATTAAAGGAAATTATGCCAACTTAAGTGAAGCGCAATTTCAATTATACAGTAGCACAGATATAGGTGCCTTGTTGTTAGATGGTTTTGGTGATGGCGTTTGGATCAAGCAGAGAGATTGTGCAAGCACCCAAGTGTGTAACTCAACAGCATTCGGAATTTTACAAGCAACGCGCACACGCATCAGTAAAACAGAATACATTTCTTGTCCGAGTTGCGGAAGAACTTTATTCGATCTTCAAGAAACAACTCAAAAAATTAGAGAGCGCACCGATCATTTAAAAGGTATTAAAATTGGCATCATGGGCTGTATTGTAAATGGTCCGGGTGAAATGGCCGATGCGGACTATGGTTACGTAGGTACTGGTCCTGGAAAAATTAGTTTATACAAAGGCAAAGAGGTGGTGAAGAAAAATGTAACCAGTGAAACTGCCGTAGATGAGTTGATTGGCTTGATTCGTGAGCATGGGGATTGGGTGGAGAAGGTTTCATAG
- a CDS encoding GxxExxY protein has product MEINDITEKILGCAFKVHSALGPGLLESAYEECLNYELTQANLMVEKQKALPLVYHEVKLDAGYRIDFLIEQQVVIEIKSVEALNEIHLAQVLTYLKLSKCKVGLLINFNVKSLKHGIRRVINDIV; this is encoded by the coding sequence GTGGAAATAAACGATATTACTGAGAAAATATTAGGCTGTGCGTTCAAAGTGCACAGTGCACTTGGGCCTGGTCTTCTTGAAAGTGCATATGAAGAATGTTTGAATTATGAATTGACGCAAGCGAATTTAATGGTAGAAAAACAAAAAGCACTTCCTTTAGTTTATCATGAAGTAAAATTGGATGCGGGCTATAGAATAGATTTTTTAATTGAGCAACAGGTGGTGATTGAAATTAAATCTGTAGAAGCATTAAATGAGATACACCTTGCGCAAGTTCTTACCTATTTGAAACTTTCAAAATGTAAAGTTGGCTTACTTATAAATTTTAATGTAAAGTCACTCAAGCATGGCATTAGACGAGTGATTAACGACATCGTATAA